GTCCTCGACGTAGTCACCGGTCTTGGTCCAGTCCACACGCTGGGTGTGCCAGCCGTAGGCTTCGTAGCGCTTCAGGACATCTTCCGTGAACGCAACGTCGGTATCGTCTTCAATGGAAATGTGGTTCTCGTCGTAGATCACCACGAGGTTGCCCAGTTCCTGGTGGCCGGCCAGCGAGGACGCCTCGGACGTCACGCCTTCCTGGAGGTCGCCGTCGGATGCGATAACCCAGATCGTGTGGTCAAACGGCGACTGGCCGGCGGGAGCATCGGCGTCGAACAGGCCGCGCTGGCGGCGCTGGGAGTAAGCGAAGCCGACAGCCGAAGCCAGGCCCTGGCCCAACGGGCCGGTAGTGATCTCCACACCCGCGGTGTGCTTGTACTCGGGGTGCCCCGGGGTCAGCGAACCCCAGGTACGCAGTGCTTCGAGGTCCTTCAGTTCCAGGCCGTATCCGGCGAGGAACAGCTGGATGTAAAGCGTCAGTGACGTGTGGCCGGGGGACAGGACGAACCGGTCACGCCCAATCCAGTCAGGGTTCTTCGGGTCATGGCGCATCAGCTTCTGGAACAGCAGGTACGCTGCCGGTGCCAAGCTCATAGCCGTGCCGGGGTGGCCATTTCCAACCTTCTCCACGGCGTCAGCAGCCAACACGCGAACGGTGTCAACCGCCTTCCGGTCCAGATCGGTCCATGACAGTTCTTGCTCTTCCAAATGTGGCACGAAAACCGAGCCCCTCTCTGTGCTGACGGCAGGCGGAAGGACACGGCACGCAGGAAGCACAGGATGGCGCCCGCTGCAATGTGTCTACCAGCCGTTCACCATTGAAACGTTGATCCTTCATCCAGACGCACGGATAATCCGAGAATACGGTTTCCCGGAGTGTCAACGTGTCCTGATCTGCTCAACAGCTTAGCCCTAAACGTGTCCTGGGACTCAGGGAATCCCACTAACTGGACAGAATTTCCCTTATATGAATCACGATGGCGCCCCTGGGAAGTGAACTTTCCGAAACATTGGCGTTTTTTGCGGACACGGACGCACTTCCGGCCACGGTATGATATCTGAAGGCCACCAGCGGTTTCATGCGCCTGCGGTTCCTTCTCGGAAACCCGGACGGCAGCCGCTGCGAGAAACCCAGAGCATAGAACAGAGTGACTGCCGCCGTGAGCACAACTGATACGCCCCTCAACGCGTCCCCGGCCCGGGGAAGCATCGGAATCTCCCGTAAGTTAAAGGCGTATCTGGCTCTCACCAAGCCCCGTGTCATCGAGCTGCTCCTGGTCAGCACGCTCCCCACCATGATCTTTGCCCAGCGCGGGTTCCCGTCTATTGGGCTCATTCTGGCAACGCTCGTTGGGGGTGCCTTCGCGGCAGGCAGCGCCGGTGTGTTCAACTGCTACATCGACCGCGACATCGACAAATTGATGCACCGCACAGAGAAGCGCCCACTGGTCACCGGTGAAGTTTCGCCCCGGGAGGCTTTGGTTTTTGCCTGGATTCTCGGCGCCGCTTCAATCGCCATCCTGTGGTTTGGTGCGAATCCTTTGTCCGCATGGCTTGGACTGGGCGCCATCGTTTTCTATGTAGTCATCTACACCATGATCCTGAAGCGCCGCACGGCACAAAACATCGTTTGGGGCGGGGCTGCTGGCTGCTTCCCGGTGCTGATCGCCTGGGCTGCAGTCACGAACACCGTTGAGTGGCCCGCCATTGTGCTGTTCATGGTCATCTTCCTGTGGACGCCTCCGCACTACTGGCCGCTGTCCATGCGCTACGGCGAGGACTACCGCAACGCGAACGTGCCCATGCTCGGAGCAATTGCAGGGGCAAAAGTTGTGTCGGTCCAGGTGGTCCTCTACGCCTGGGCCATGGTGGCTTGCTCGCTCCTGATGGTTCCCGTTGGCCGCGCGGGCTGGGTCTATACGATTGCGGCTGTCGCTGCCGGCGCCTGGTTCCTTTACGAGAGCCACGCCCTCTACAAGCGGGCACAAGGCGGCGACGTCTCCAACAAGGGGGCCATGAAGGTCTTCCACGGCTCCATCAGCTACCTGACGCTGCTCTTCATCGCGCTGGCAGTAGACCCCTTCATCGGATCACCGATCATCGGCGGCTGACCTTCGGGACCGCTTTCCGCAAAAGAACGCAAGACAAAGAAGGCGCGACGCCGGCACTCACCCGAGTCCCGGCGTCGCGCCTTTTCATTTCCCCCCGATGCTCTCTCACATCCCACGGCATTTCCCCCGATCCTCTCTCACATCCCGCCGGTTTTCCCCGGATGTTCTCTCACATCCCGCACCGGTTTCCGACGGACGGTCTCACACATTCCACGGGGTAATCGACTGCGCTCGTCAAGTTTTTGAGACAGTTTCGTTGGTGTTAGGCGGCCAGGGGTTCCTGGGCGCGGTTGTGGTGGTTTTCGTGGGCGGCGGCCGGTGGGATGCCGCCGGCCCTGCGGTTGGGACGGCGGCGGTTGTACCAGCCTTCGATGTAGTCCATCACTCCGGTCCGGGCTGCGAGTCTGGAGCCGAATCCGTGGTGGTGGTAGAACTCGGTTTTGAGGTGGGAGAAGAAGTTCTCGGCGACCGCGTTGTCCCAGCACACCCCGACCTTGCCCATGGACTGGGTGACCCCGTTCTGGCCGCACCATTCTTGGAATTCGTCAGAGGTGTATTGGGTGCCACGGTCGGAGTGGAACACCACACCATGCTCGGCGAAACGGCCGTGGTTCCGTGCCATCTGCAGGGCTGCGGTGCACAGGCTTGCCCGCATGTGGGCAGCCATGGACCAGCCGATGACCATGCCCGAAAACAGGTCGATGACGGTGGCCAGATAAAGCCAGCCCTCGCCGGTGCGCAGGTAGGTGATGTCTCCGACCAGACGGGTCCCGGGCACTGCGGAGGTGAAGTCGCGTTTGCCCTGTTCATCGAGCATGTGGTTCTCGATGTGGGCGGTCTTGGCTTGCGGGTCCTGGACCGTGGTCCTCTTCCAGGCCCGGGTTCGGATGGCCCGCAGGCCCTTTTCTCGCATGATCGCCCCGACGGTGGGGGCGGAGACCTTGGTCCCGGCCGCGTTGAGCAAAAGCGTCAGCTGGTCACGGCCGGCACGGCCATTTTCCTTCTCGTACAGGCCGGTAACCGCGGTGACCAGATCCTCATGCCGCACGGCACGCGGTGAGGGCCCGGCAGGGGCGCGCCACCGGTAGAACGAGGCCCGGGAGACCTTCAACGCCCGGCACAGCCACACCACGGAATAGTTGGCCTTCTCCGCTTCGATGAACTCGTAGAAGTCCTCTACTTTTGCTTCGCGGCAAAGAAGGCGCTGACTTTTCCCAGGAACTCGACCTCGGCCTTCAACCGCTCATTTTCGGCCAGTGCCTTCCGGTGCTCGTCCCACGGCACCGGCCCCCGTTCTTCAGGCAGGACCGGCGCGGCGCCCTGGTGGCTCTCTCGATGCCTGTGCAGCCAGTTCCCCAGCGTGCTTTCCTTCACCCCGATCTCCTCGGCGACCTGTTTCACCGACCGGTTCGTGGACAAAACAAGCCGCACAGCATCCTCACGGAAAGCGGCATCGTATTTTCTTCTGGGCGTGGTCATCTGAACTGAAGCTCCCATCAAGCTGTCTCACAAAACCATACGACCGCAGACGAATGCCCTCATCGTCAAGTTGGTTGTGAGTCCTTCATTACCTGTTGATTGCCGACCCTGGATCTGAGAAAACATCGGGCTCAAGGATCCTGCATGTGCAAGAACATCCGGCCACAGGCCGCAGGACATGCAAGAACATTCGGCCACGGGCCGCAGCATGTGCAAGAACATCCGGCCACAGGCCGCAGGACGTGAAAGAACATCCGGCCACAGGCCGCAGGATGTGAGAGAACATCCCACCCAGCGCGGCCCGATGTGAGAGAGCGCTACTTGGCGGGGCTGTACTTTGCGATGTCCGCCGCGTTGGTGGATGCGCTCATCAGCAGGGCTGCGCCAAGCATGTGTGCGCCCACGAGAAGCGCAGGAATTCCGTTGTAGTACTGGGTGAACCCGATGACAGCTTGCAGCAACGTCACGGCGAGCAGCAGGAAGGCAGCGGTTCGGAACGGGCCGCCGATCTTATGCCGGACCACAAGGTATACAGCCAACAGTGTCCCGGCTGTGATCAGGTAAGCGGGCACAGCGTGAATGTGCGAGAAGAGGTCCCAGTCCAGATCATTGCGGGGCGCATCGGCATCGCCCGCGTGCGGACCGGCGCCTGTGACTACTACGCCGAGCATGACAGCTATGGCCGAGAAGACGGCGACGGCCAACATCACAGGCCGGGCAACCGAAGGCAGTGTAGGCAGCGCGTGCTTCATGAATCGTCCCGTGCGGCCAAAAGCGCGGTTAACAAGCAGCGTCGCGAAGACAACCAAGGCCATGGATACCAGGAAGTGCAGGCCCACAACCCAAGGGTTGAGGTTGGACAGGACTGTGATTCCGCCG
This genomic stretch from Micrococcaceae bacterium Sec5.1 harbors:
- a CDS encoding heme o synthase; translated protein: MTAAVSTTDTPLNASPARGSIGISRKLKAYLALTKPRVIELLLVSTLPTMIFAQRGFPSIGLILATLVGGAFAAGSAGVFNCYIDRDIDKLMHRTEKRPLVTGEVSPREALVFAWILGAASIAILWFGANPLSAWLGLGAIVFYVVIYTMILKRRTAQNIVWGGAAGCFPVLIAWAAVTNTVEWPAIVLFMVIFLWTPPHYWPLSMRYGEDYRNANVPMLGAIAGAKVVSVQVVLYAWAMVACSLLMVPVGRAGWVYTIAAVAAGAWFLYESHALYKRAQGGDVSNKGAMKVFHGSISYLTLLFIALAVDPFIGSPIIGG
- a CDS encoding IS3 family transposase (programmed frameshift), giving the protein MTTPRRKYDAAFREDAVRLVLSTNRSVKQVAEEIGVKESTLGNWLHRHRESHQGAAPVLPEERGPVPWDEHRKALAENERLKAEVEFLGKSQRLLCREAKVEDFYEFIEAEKANYSVVWLCRALKVSRASFYRWRAPAGPSPRAVRHEDLVTAVTGLYEKENGRAGRDQLTLLLNAAGTKVSAPTVGAIMREKGLRAIRTRAWKRTTVQDPQAKTAHIENHMLDEQGKRDFTSAVPGTRLVGDITYLRTGEGWLYLATVIDLFSGMVIGWSMAAHMRASLCTAALQMARNHGRFAEHGVVFHSDRGTQYTSDEFQEWCGQNGVTQSMGKVGVCWDNAVAENFFSHLKTEFYHHHGFGSRLAARTGVMDYIEGWYNRRRPNRRAGGIPPAAAHENHHNRAQEPLAA
- a CDS encoding COX15/CtaA family protein is translated as MSTASRLPKSVQRFTTKLPTEVNRTIRRLSVLSLIGQTVLVVTGGAVRLTASGLGCPTWPRCTDESLVNTPEMGIHGLIEFGNRMLTFALAAVAALMLVYLWNLRKERRDLFMLALGLLASIPAQAIIGGITVLSNLNPWVVGLHFLVSMALVVFATLLVNRAFGRTGRFMKHALPTLPSVARPVMLAVAVFSAIAVMLGVVVTGAGPHAGDADAPRNDLDWDLFSHIHAVPAYLITAGTLLAVYLVVRHKIGGPFRTAAFLLLAVTLLQAVIGFTQYYNGIPALLVGAHMLGAALLMSASTNAADIAKYSPAK